A region of Ictidomys tridecemlineatus isolate mIctTri1 chromosome 4, mIctTri1.hap1, whole genome shotgun sequence DNA encodes the following proteins:
- the LOC101954711 gene encoding LOW QUALITY PROTEIN: olfactory receptor 5W2 (The sequence of the model RefSeq protein was modified relative to this genomic sequence to represent the inferred CDS: deleted 1 base in 1 codon) — protein sequence MDRKNCSSLNDEFIFLGITSNADLKVTLFIMFLVVYLINLLANLGMIFLIRVDPQLHKPMYFFLSHLSFCDLCYSTAVGPKMLVDIFDKNKSVPFFACALQFLTFCIFADSECLLLAVMAFDRYKAISNPFRYAVDMSTKVYSLLMAGVYLVGLADTLIHTTLTFRLCFCGSKEINHFFCDLPALFLLSCSGIQINELVLFTIFGFIELSTISIVLVSYGYIISSVLKIRSVEGRLKAFSTCTSHLTVVIILQGILLFMNFRPSSAYSLDEDKMTSLFYTLVTPMLNPLIYSLQNKDVKVSMKKLKNKVLF from the exons ATGGACAGGAAAAATTGTTCATCCTTGAAT gatgaattcattttcttgggAATTACTAGTAATGCTGACCTCAAAGTGACCCTTTTCATCATGTTTCTTGTGGTTTACCTCATTAATCTTCTGGCAAACCTTGGGATGATCTTCTTAATCAGAGTGGATCCCCAGCTTCACAaaccaatgtactttttcctcagccacCTCTCTTTCTGTGACCTCTGCTATTCCACAGCAGTTGGACCCAAGATGCTGGTCGACATATTTGACAAGAACAAATCAGTTCCATTCTTTGCATGTGCTCTGCAGTTCTTGACCTTCTGTATCTTTGCTGATTCTGAATGTCTGTTGCTGGCAGTGATGGCCTTTGATAGGTATAAAGCCATCAGCAACCCGTTTCGATATGCAGTAGACATGTCCACTAAGGTGTATTCACTGCTCATGGCTGGCGTTTACCTTGTAGGCCTGGCAGATACTTTGATACACACTACATTAACATTCCGCTTATGTTTCTGTGGGTCTAAGGAGATTAATCATTTCTTCTGTGATTTACCTgcacttttcctcctttcctgttCTGGTATACAAATCAATGAGCTGGTACTGTTCACCATTTTTGGATTCATTGAACTGAGTACCATTTCCATAGTCCTTGTCTCTTATGGCTACATCATCTCATCAGTCTTAAAGATCCGCTCTGTGGAGGGGAGGCTCAAAGCTTTCTCCACCTGTACCTCCCACTTAACTGTAGTTATAATTCTCCAGGGCATTTTGCTCTTCATGAATTTCCGACCGAGTTCTGCCTACTCTCTAGATGAAGACAAAATGACCTCACTGTTCTACACCCTTGTGACTCCCATGCTGAATCCTCTGATTTATAGCCTACAGAACAAAGATGTGAAAGTGAGcatgaaaaaactgaaaaataaagttttattctaa
- the LOC101961330 gene encoding olfactory receptor 5AP2, giving the protein MRLENDTVKAEFLLLGFSDHPELRSLLFAVFFSIYSVTLMGNLGMILLITTSSHLHNPMYFFIGILSLIDSCYSSVIAPKLLMDLISDEKTISYNGCAAQLYFFCSLVDTESFLLAAMAYDRYIAICNPLLYTVIMSKRACCQLALGAFVGGTLSSIIHTTNTFHLSFCSKEINHFFCDISPLFSLSCTDTHVHDIILVVFASLVEGICLITVLLSYVCILAAILRTGSAEARRKGFSTCASHLVVVTIYHGTLIFIYLRPSTDHSLDIDKVTSVFYTLIIPMLNPLIYSLRNKDVKNAFRKMIHRKMAS; this is encoded by the coding sequence ATGAGGTTAGAGAATGATACTGTGAAGGCAGAATTTCTTCTCCTGGGATTCAGTGACCATCCAGAACTTCGGAGTCTTCTTTTTGCTGTGTTCTTTTCCATCTACTCTGTTACCCTGATGGGGAATCTTGGTATGATTTTACTAATCACCACCAGTTCCCACTTGCACAACCCAATGTACTTTTTCATAGGCATTCTGTCCCTCATAGATTCCTGCTACTCCTCTGTCATTGCCCCTAAGTTACTTATGGACTTGATTTCTGATGAGAAGACCATTTCTTACAATGGTTGTGCTGCACAGTTATATTTTTTCTGCTCTTTGGTTGACACAGAATCCTTCCTCTTGGCCGCCATGGCTTATGACAGGTACATTGCAATCTGTAACCCACTCCTTTATACTGTTATTATGTCAAAGAGGGCATGTTGTCAGCTTGCACTTGGAGCATTTGTGGGGGGAACGTTGAGCTCAATTATTCACACCACCAATACTTTCCATCTGTCATTCTGCTCCAAAGAAATTAACCATTTCTTCTGTGATATCTCCCCGCTCTTCTCTCTGTCCTGCACTGACACTCACGTGCATGACATCATTCTGGTGGTCTTTGCTAGTTTGGTGGAAGGTATCTGTCTTATAACAGTTCTCCTCTCCTATGTCTGCATTTTGGCAGCCATCCTTAGAACAGGTTCAGCCGAGGCCAGAAGGAAAGGCTTCTCCACCTGCGCTTCCCACCTGGTAGTGGTCACTATCTACCATGGCACCCTGATCTTCATTTATTTGCGCCCAAGCACAGATCATTCCCTGGATATTGACAAGGTGACCTCTGTGTTCTACACATTGATTATCCCTATGTTGAACCCCCTAATTTACAGTCTAAGGAACAAAGATGTCAAAAATGCCTTTAGAAAAATGATTCACCGAAAAATGGCTTCTTAA
- the LOC101961618 gene encoding olfactory receptor 5L1: MVGKNCSIMTEFILLGLSDVPELRVLLPLMFLLIYGVTVLANLGMIALIQLSSRLDTPMYFFLSHLSFVDFCYSTTIVPKMLANIFSKDKAISFLGCFVQFYFFCTFVVTEVFLLAVMAYDRFLAICNSLLYMVTMSQKLRMGLVSSCYLCGIVCSLIHLSLALEIPSYTSNVVDHFFCDLPPILSLACSDVSVNELMALIVPTVNEVITIMIILTSYLFILITILKMRSAEGRHKAFSTCASHLIVLVVFHGTILFIYCQPSLGHSRDADKVATVFYTVLIPMLNPLIYSLRNKDVKEALKKVMGSGLGL, translated from the coding sequence ATGGTGGGGAAAAACTGCTCCATCATGACAGAATTCATTCTCCTTGGATTATCAGATGTCCCAGAGCTGAGAGTCCTTCTCCCCCTAATGTTCCTTCTCATCTATGGAGTCACCGTGTTGGCCAACCTGGGCATGATTGCCCTGATTCAGCTGAGCTCCCGACTTGACACgcccatgtactttttcctcagtcaCTTGTCCTTTGTAGATTTTTGCTATTCCACAACAATCGTGCCAAAGATGTTGGCCAACATCTTCAGCAAGGACAAAGCCATCTCTTTCCTAGGGTGCTTCGtgcaattttacttcttttgtacATTTGTGGTCACTGAGGTCTTTCTCTTGGCAGTTATGGCTTATGACCGCTTTCTGGCCATCTGCAACTCTCTCCTTTATATGGTTACCATGTCTCAGAAGCTTCGTATGGGCCTTGTTTCCAGTTGCTACCTCTGTGGAATAGTGTGTTCTCTGATTCACTTGAGTTTAGCTCTTGAAATCCCATCCTATACATCAAATGTGGTTGATCATTTCTTTTGTGATCTACCACCTATCCTTTCTCTTGCTTGCTCTGATGTGTCTGTTAATGAACTCATGGCATTAATTGTGCCCACTGTGAATGAGGTCATTACCATCATGAtcatcctcacctcctacctgtTCATTCTCATCACTATCCTGAAGATGCGCTCTGCAGAAGGGAGGCACAAAgccttttccacctgtgcctCCCACCTCATAGTCTTAGTTGTCTTCCATGGAACAATCCTGTTCATTTATTGCCAGCCCAGTCTAGGCCACAGTCGGGATGCTGACAAAGTGGCCACAGTGTTCTACACTGTCCTGATCCCCATGCTGAATCCCCtgatctacagcctgaggaacaaggatGTGAAAGAAGCTCTCAAAAAGGTAATGGgatctgggctggggttatag